ATAGAAAAAGAGCGAACGTTTTTATTCATTGAGCGTACAGTTTTCCATAGAATGGAACTTTCTATCTTGACAATTTTCAAGGTGTACTAATATACTAGTATCCATGAATATTACCTTCCGTTGGTTTGGCAAAGAATACGATTCGGTAACCCTGGATAAGATTCGACAGCTTCCGCATGTAACCGGCATTATTAGTACCCTCTATGGGAAACCCGCCGGGGAAGAGTGGCATAGGGATGAAATTCGGGCCCTTAAAGAAACCATAGAACGTTCGGGCCTTTCCCTTTTAGGGATAGAAAGTGTCAATGTTCATGAATCTATAAAGGCCGGTTTCCGGGATCGGGACAGGTATATTGAAAACTACCAAAAGACCCTGGTTGCCCTTGGAGAAGAGGGAATACGCCTGGTGGTGTATAACTTTATGCCCGTCTTCGATTGGGTGCGGGCGACCCTGGCAAAACCCCGTCCCGACGGAACGGCGGTGCTTTCCTACGACGATGAGCTTGTAAAAGAACTGGGGCCGGAGAAGTTGTTTGATTGGCTTTCGAAACAGGCGAACGGTTTTATTCTGCCTGGCTGGGAACCGGAACGGCTTGCACGGGTGCGGGAACTCCTGACGTATTATCATGATTGTTCAGAGGAGACCCTTTTTAATAACCTGGTGTACTTTTTAAAAGCGA
The window above is part of the Treponema sp. J25 genome. Proteins encoded here:
- the uxuA gene encoding mannonate dehydratase — its product is MNITFRWFGKEYDSVTLDKIRQLPHVTGIISTLYGKPAGEEWHRDEIRALKETIERSGLSLLGIESVNVHESIKAGFRDRDRYIENYQKTLVALGEEGIRLVVYNFMPVFDWVRATLAKPRPDGTAVLSYDDELVKELGPEKLFDWLSKQANGFILPGWEPERLARVRELLTYYHDCSEETLFNNLVYFLKAITPVCERYDIKLAVHPDDPPWGLFGIPRIVTNLANLKRILAAVPSPSNGVTVCTGSLGANPANNVIQIIQELKDRIHFVHVRNLKFIGPGKFDETSHLSCDGDLDMYRIMKTLYDSGYDGCMRPDHGRAIWGEISMPGYGLYDQALGSAYMYGLWEALSKEYPRKK